The nucleotide sequence TAGGCTCTGAGGATGCTCAGAAGGCGTTGGAAAAAGCGACAACAGAGCAGTATGGGTCAAGCACACTTCAGATAAAAAGCTTGTCTCCTAGCGATCAGGAGCAGATGAAGATTAAAATAAAAGACGTAATGACTTCACCCGATTACGCAACAGTGCTGAAGAAGATGATGACCGATCCGAAATTCGCTGGTGAATTTGCTACAGCAGTTAACAAAGACAATAAGCAAATTCATCTGGACTTGCTAAAAGATCCCGCTTATCAATCTGCACTGATCGAAGTGTTCAAAACACCGGATATGGTGAAAATTCTCGCAGATTCCATGAAAACTTCAGATGTACGTAAGCTTATCAACAGCGCAGTATCTGAATCGATCCAAAATCCGCTATATAAGCTGGAAATTATGAAGCTGCTTCAGACCGTCGTGAAGGAAGA is from Candidatus Cohnella colombiensis and encodes:
- the gerD gene encoding spore germination lipoprotein GerD, which encodes MIARWLNYVQTTRSFRYAFLVLMSFTLVSCGQEGSSSQGQSSYKDVKSMVIDILGSEDAQKALEKATTEQYGSSTLQIKSLSPSDQEQMKIKIKDVMTSPDYATVLKKMMTDPKFAGEFATAVNKDNKQIHLDLLKDPAYQSALIEVFKTPDMVKILADSMKTSDVRKLINSAVSESIQNPLYKLEIMKLLQTVVKEELSTDSEGGGGKSQSNQQKGQSSSGGGDSGGGGDSGSNSGST